One Microtus pennsylvanicus isolate mMicPen1 chromosome 3, mMicPen1.hap1, whole genome shotgun sequence DNA window includes the following coding sequences:
- the Rp1 gene encoding oxygen-regulated protein 1 isoform X1, with translation MSEAPPTSFSMIQLTSSEGQVPIPRHSNVTHPVVAKRISFYKSGDPQFGGVKVVVNPRSFKTFEALLDNLSRKVPLPFGVRNISTPRGRHSITRLEELEDGESYLCSHNRKVLPVDLDKARRRPRPWLSSRSISTHVHLGSATALVSTTAPGMLRAPRRLVVFRNGDPKTRRVILLSRRITQSFEAFLQYLTQVLQWPVAKLYATDGRKVPSLQAVLLSSGAVVAAGREPFKPGNYDIQKSLLPAKLPGVSHRVHRKGKPTLEKRKMSARRPSVLSSQIESLASEKTCDCSSDCSVVPENSLTLEKHDSQDLPAFPSEDGVEKSVVFNQDGTMTVVMKVRFKIKEETVKWTATGLPINDRRSEQSSYPGRMDKRPSSLKHAARALSEDITDTTQQGSLTEEDNSQKTEQQAESCSSAGWENVSVDTDVIQGGQKQVKRFYRPPTPGPRRRRQKKSVIGTVTLVSETEVQEKQFSYSEEREGGEKSEYHVFAHSCSKMSSVSNKLVHIQSKDESTLERSKESGLLTSNAVNAGAIEITSQKVFKMRHSSGLPPTVSESSVVEEGIVESAVSDKTGIKRFRTCGNTHDRGSSFAADRTLPSGNNSGNDQSTSEVPSVGSSAVTTRVDTLVKEFAHCGLTELQENRKQVLSSFPSKKKKKSQPHMINPRYKKKVIEIKGTSKKLGKINKEGAIAQEILLRDSDGPLKGGRFCKEGLDPSDVITESNHFCPQSNNISTKISKNFHKNKLNGFQNPKTQRLLVKRKPRPLKMVSLGGLRKQEIGQGDKVFLHSESNLFKSNLENQSLVHVFNILEENQKPFHSPQSQVEIVTENLRGVTSKSLAPKVNDLHVTLKSHKKQKVDKLKAGAIVSEQHVMRRAGPLASFKKPDFPEDIPHHSVKNYVQRWLQNINTYQDFEPRNSAPLCKNGSIMVNYNSNGSPGNNLHTASSKRNSFVMESNKHQTKNDNWTGDKNQEAGESLVKDHGKELDKHACESQDVSLHDRGPWLVATANHHSIESHLSTEKSTPEVSLIYQEMNLATKGQRIEAATQVDTTGENVLKNYLPALLLQHLEAFVASNKKNQNGIAQILGSLADVAFPSALYNSSTNLLLAWLLVLNLKGSMNSFRQNDAHKITSRSAETSALLEILKHVAITEEADDLKAAVANLVESTKNYREPSEREQDTVPANCTAASIQSVVKCNENERTQKMLLHEGCSAREDCDPEFCVSEMIDREHTSQCEVCTVNMTYPSKEAGNPSNALFTSNSYTMSQLSTNDASSLGAGCLLTSGVCSHKVCAQSTCEAACLSAETYIPIKACNPIDFVNSEEKKYGDNLKLTEKLKTVDEVPKDLNILVGSVHKNDSNVSTSHQNVSDISSCGLFLGKTGPEFDKDCSSLEELENCSLKKIVNKKKCLSFDKEESRTSEEPGSITNSMTSKESNSISELESFEESESQDTDIFNIKVSAEEQATEESVKKELEARMSLKLMQISNRNTIEDERRNTVILEKIGRGQVTSPSLGFCYDSNKNMEKEISGGENKMRVKMMVESIENVNYAESSLNGKTHLRSPMTSDWSDCRPDSERGHPHKTSSDDHSDNDDAAHEKEHNRGIVKRAIEKLYGKAEIIKPQLFHGSIHRSQVCPYNPVEVRCAKKTNFNDSECQSLISSEQESRSSLLFQEFQEERQGEGDVNGMRGFGGNTLEHVTKPAEHDKVLRKREKGELIDNGKWLLQENHLWRVSLDNTGMYGNADTTSVDTLVDKSSLEVPYSHLGDLAPRPTLAKLSSSELEEMTQPVEVKCNYFNLPHGSDSEPFCEDFLDVQNKTHPKERMPNHHKEEKVKDPSERVCTSVTQTFAPAGNKVHPVCSDAIETQPLPGSKITHSALQEGDSLDKLYALCGQHCPILTVTFQPVNEEDRGFAYRKDSDIENSLGYHLWMKIYPFLLQPNKNKLRSKRNNASVSKTFTDNAIGGLFDQFYSKNMVDLMDERIKHTHVNSLNLEEKIDLKKFQLYLEKKFSDLMHTLLLVAEDINSITRSPSNWTNNLKNVDENSNLINGVQNSRTNPNQSVTENPSFQFPFELFGLAYVLDICQVEKSVNIRNGNILEIHYILEGEILFIWEEENQLNVIDIESNNKQDDL, from the exons ATGAGTGAGGCACCGCCTACTAGCTTCTCCATGATTCAACTGACTTCTTCTGAAGGTCAAGTTCCTATCCCTCGCCATTCAAACGTCACTCACCCTGTGGTGGCTAAACGCATCAGCTTCTACAAGAGCGGGGACCCCCAGTTTGGCGGTGTGAAGGTGGTGGTCAATCCTCGTTCCTTTAAGACCTTCGAAGCTCTCCTGGACAACTTATCCAGGAAGGTGCCCCTACCCTTTGGGGTGAGGAACATCAGCACACCCCGTGGAAGGCACAGCATCACCaggctggaggagctggaggacgGTGAGTCCTACCTGTGCTCCCACAATAGGAAGGTGCTGCCAGTTGACCTGGACAAGGCTCGCCGGCGCCCTCGGCCCTGGCTCAGCAGCCGCTCtataagcacacatgtgcacctcgGCTCTGCTACTGCCCTGGTGTCCACCACTGCTCCCGGCATGCTCCGTGCTCCAAGGAGGCTTGTGGTTTTCCGGAACGGCGACCCGAAGACCAGGCGTGTGATCCTTCTCAGCCGGAGGATTACGCAGAGCTTCGAGGCCTTTCTGCAGTACCTGACACAGGTCTTGCAGTGGCCAGTGGCCAAATTGTATGCCACGGACGGAAGAAAA GTACCTAGTCTCCAAGCAGTGCTACTGAGCTCGGGAGCTGTGGTAGCAGCTGGAAGGGAGCCATTTAAGCCCGGAAATTATGACATCCAAAAGTCCTTGCTTCCTGCTAAGTTACCAGGGGTCTCTCATCGTGTGCACCGGAAGGGTAAACCCACgttagagaaaagaaaga TGAGTGCACGCAGGCCTTCAGTCCTAAGTTCCCAGATCGAGTCCCTGGCTTCTGAGAAAACATGTGACTGTTCTTCAGACTGTTCTGTAGTCCCTGAAAACAGCTTGACCTTGGAGAAGCATGATTCTCAGGATCTGCCAGCGTTTCCTTCTGAAGACGGTGTTGAGAAGTCCGTTGTTTTTAATCAGGATGGCACTATGACCGTAGTGATGAAAGTTCGATTCAAGATCAAAGAAGAGACCGTAAAGTGGACAGCCACTGGGCTTCCAATTAACGACCGAAGGAGCGAGCAAAGCAGTTATCCGGGAAGAATGGATAAGAGACCATCCAGCCTAAAGCATGCAGCACGCGCATTGTCCGAAGACATCACAGATACCACTCAGCAGGGCAGTCTGACAGAGGAAGACAACTCTCAGAAGACAGAGCAGCAGGCTGAATCATGCAGCTCCGCTGGCTGGGAGAATGTTTCTGTGGACACAGATGTTATTCAGGGAGGCCAGAAGCAAGTGAAACGTTTTTATAGGCCCCCAACCCCTGGGCCAAGGAGAAGGAGACAAAAGAAGTCTGTGATAGGTACTGTTACTCTAGTATCTGAAACCGAGGTTCAGGAGAAGCAGTTTTCCTACAGTGAAGAAAGAGAGGGTGGGGAAAAATCTGAGTATCATGTGTTTGCACATTCTTGCAGCAAAATGTCATCAGTATCTAATAAACTTGTTCATATCCAGAGCAAAGATGAGTCGACATTAGAAAGATCGAAGGAAAGTGGACTGCTCACGTCAAACGCCGTAAACGCTGGTGCTATAGAAATTACAAGTCAGAAGGTCTTCAAGATGCGCCATAGCAGCGGTTTACCACCAACTGTTTCGGAGAGTTCAGTTGTGGAGGAAGGCATAGTTGAGAGTGCAGTGTCAGACAAAACTGGTATTAAGCGTTTCAGAACTTGTGGTAACACGCATGACAGGGGCAGTTCATTTGCAGCAGATAGAACTCTTCCCTCCGGTAACAACTCTGGAAATGACCAAAGTACTTCTGAGGTTCCTTCTGTAGGATCCTCAGCTGTCACCACAAGAGTAGACACACTAGTTAAGGAATTTGCTCACTGTGGTTTAACAGAACttcaagaaaatagaaagcagGTTTTATCCTCTTTTCCcagcaaaaagaagaagaaatctcaGCCACATATGATAAATCCCAGGTATAAGAAAAAAGTGATTGAAATCAAAGGAACCTCTAAAAAACTTGGGAAGATAAACAAAGAAGGAGCAATTGCCCAGGAAATACTACTGAGAGATTCAGATGGTCCTCTTAAAGGAGGGAGATTTTGTAAGGAAGGCCTGGATCCAAGTGATGTGATAACTGAATCAAATCATTTCTGCCCCCAAAGTAATAATATTAGTACCAAAATTTCCAAGAATTTCCATAAGAATAAGTTAAATGGCTTTCAAAATCCTAAGACTCAAAGACTTTTAGTTAAAAGGAAACCCAGACCACTAAAAATGGTAAGTTTAGGAGGACTCAGGAAACAAGAAATTGGTCAAGGAGATAAAGTGTTTCTCCACAGTGAATCTaacctttttaaaagtaatttggaGAATCAGAGTTTAGTTCATGTATTTAATATCCTTGAGGAAAACCAGAAACCTTTTCATAGTCCACAGTCACAAGTGGAGATAGTAACAGAGAATTTAAGAGGAGTGACAAGCAAGAGTTTAGCCCCTAAAGTTAATGATTTACACGTAACTTTAAAAAGccacaaaaaacaaaaggtaGATAAATTGAAGGCAGGTGCTATAGTAAGTGAGCAGCATGTTATGAGAAGGGCAGGTCCATTAGCTTCCTTCAAAAAACCTGATTTTCCTGAGGATATTCCCCATCATTCAGTTAAGAACTATGTACAGAGATGGCTGCAGAACATAAATACGTATCAAGATTTTGAGCCCAGAAATTCAGCTCCACTATGCAAAAATGGAAGTATCATGGTAAATTATAACAGTAACGGTTCTCCAGGAAATAATCTCCACACAGCTTCttcaaaaagaaatagttttgttATGGAAAGTAATAAGCACCAAACTAAAAATGACAACTGGACAGGCGATAAAAATCaagaggctggtgaatctcttGTTAAAGATCACGGCAAAGAGCTTGATAAACACGCCTGTGAGAGTCAAGATGTTTCTCTGCATGACCGTGGCCCTTGGTTAGTAGCCACTGCTAATCATCATAGTATTGAAAGTCATTTATCTACTGAAAAGTCCACACCAGAAGTGAGCCTTATTTACCAAGAAATGAACCTAGCTACCAAAGGGCAGAGGATTGAGGCTGCCACTCAGGTAGACACCACGGGAGAGAATGTTCTGAAGAACTACTTACCAGCCCTGTTGCTTCAACACCTGGAAGCTTTTGTTGCTAGcaacaagaaaaaccaaaatggtATTGCTCAAATTCTAGGTTCATTAGCAGATGTTGCATTTCCTTCTGCACTATACAATTCATCCACTAACCTCCTTCTCGCTTGGCTTTTGGTACTAAACCTAAAGGGAAGTATGAATAGCTTCCGTCAAAATGATGCTCATAAGATTACCAGCAGATCTGCAGAAACATCTGCACTGTTGGAAATTCTGAAGCACGTTGCCATCACAGAGGAAGCGGACGACTTGAAGGCTGCTGTTGCCAACTTAGTGGAATCAACCAAAAATTATAGAGAACCCAGTGAGAGAGAACAAGATACGGTACCAGCGAATTGTACTGCAGCCAGCATCCAGAGTGTTGTCAAGTGTAATGAAAACGAGAGAACACAGAAGATGCTCTTGCATGAGGGTTGCTCTGCCAGGGAGGACTGTGACCCCGAGTTCTGTGTTTCAGAAATGATTGACAGGGAACATACCTCTCAATGTGAGGTGTGTACTGTGAATATGACTTATCCTTCAAAAGAGGCAGGTAACCCAAGCAATGCCCTTTTCACTAGTAATAGCTATACTATGAGTCAGCTCTCCACAAATGATGCTTCTTCCCTTGGAGCGGGCTGTTTACTTACCAGTGGTGTGTGTTCCCATAAGGTTTGTGCTCAGAGCACCTGTGAGGCAGCttgcctgagtgctgagacttaCATTCCCATCAAAGCCTGCAATCCGATTGACTTTGtgaattcagaagaaaaaaaatatggtgaTAATTTGAAATTAACTGAAAAACTCAAGACAGTTGATGAAGTTCcaaaagatttaaatattttggTAGGCTCTGTGCATAAAAATGACTCTAATGTATCAACATCACATCAAAATGTCAGCGACATAAGCTCCTGTGGTCTTTTCCTAGGGAAAACTGGTCCGGAATTTGATAAGGACTGTAGctctctagaagaattagaaaatTGCTCACTTAAGAAAATtgtgaataaaaagaaatgtctatCTTTTGATAAGGAAGAATCACGAACTTCTGAAGAACCAGGGTCCATAACCAATAGCATGACATCAAAAGAAAGTAATAGCATTTCAGAATTAGAATCTTTTGAAGAATCAGAAAGCCAAGACacagatatttttaatataaaagtaaGTGCTGAAGAACAAGCTACTGAGGAGTCCGTGAAAAAAGAGTTAGAGGCCAGAATGAGTTTGAAGTTGATGCAGATATCAAATAGGAATACTATAGAAGACGAAAGAAGAAATACTGTGATTTTGGAGAAAATTGGTAGGGGGCAGGTGACATCACCATCTTTAGGTTTTTGCTATGATTctaataaaaatatggaaaaggagATCAGTGGAGGAGAAAATAAGATGAGAGTTAAAATGATGGTAGAAAGTATTGAAAATGTAAATTACGCAGAGTCCTCACTTAATGGTAAAACCCATCTCAGAAGTCCCATGACTTCAGACTGGTCAGACTGTAGACCAGACAGTGAGAGAGGGCATCCTCATAAAACATCCAGTGATGATCACAGTGACAATGATGATGCAGCCCATGAGAAAGAGCACAACAGAGGAATTGTTAAAAGGGCAATAGAAAAGCTTTATGGCAAAGCAGAAATTATCAAACCACAACTTTTTCATGGGTCTATACACAGATCTCAAGTTTGTCCTTATAATCCCGTGGAAGTTCGGTGtgctaagaaaacaaattttaatgatTCTGAGTGCCAGTCATTGATCTCTTCTGAACAGGAATCTAGAAGTTCCCTCCTGTTTCAGGAATTCCAGGAGGAAAGACAAGGTGAAGGTGACGTCAATGGCATGAGAGGTTTTGGGGGTAACACCCTAGAACATGTTACAAAACCAGCTGAGCATGACAAGGTCCttaggaaaagagagaaaggagagctgATTGACAATGGCAAATGGCTCCTGCAGGAAAATCACTTGTGGAGAGTGTCACTTGACAATACTGGCATGTATGGCAATGCAGACACCACATCAGTGGATACTCTCGTTGATAAGAGCAGCTTGGAGGTGCCGTATTCACATTTAGGAGATTTGGCTCCCAGACCAACATTGGCTAAATTGTCCTCTTCAGAACTGGAGGAAATGACTCAACCCGTTGaagtaaaatgtaattattttaacttACCTCATGGTAGTGACTCTGAGCCCTTTTGtgaagattttctagatgtgcagaaTAAAACCCATCCCAAAGAGAGAATGCCAAATCATCACAAGGAGGAGAAGGTTAAGGATCCATCTGAAAGAGTGTGTACATCTGTTACACAAACCTTTGCTCCTGCTGGCAATAAAGTCCACCCTGTCTGCAGTGATGCTATTGAAACCCAGCCATTACCGGGGAGTAAAATCACTCACAGTGCACTTCAGGAAGGCGACTCTTTGGATAAACTCTATGCTCTTTGTGGCCAACATTGTCCAATATTAACAGTTACCTTTCAACCTGTAAATGAGGAAGACCGAGGCTTTGCTTACCGCAAAGATTCTGATATCGAAAATTCTTTGGGTTACCACTTATGGATGAAAATATACCCGTTTCTGCTGcagccaaacaaaaacaaactcagaagCAAGAGAAATAATGCGAGTGTGAGCAAAACATTTACGGATAATGCCATTGGTGGTCTATTTGATCAATTTTATTCCAAAAACATGGTTGACTTGATGgatgaaagaataaaacacacacatgttaacTCTTTGAACTTAGAGGAAAAAATTGATTTGAAGAAATTCCAATTATATTTAGAGAAAAAGTTTTCAGATCTCATGCATACATTATTGCTAGTTGCAGAGGATATAAATTCCATTACACGAAGCCCTAGCAATTGgacaaataacttaaaaaatgtTGATGAGAATAGCAACTTAATTAACGGAGTCCAGAACTCAAGAACAAATCCTAACCAATCAGTAACAGAAAATCCCAGTTTTCAGTTCCCCTTTGAACTCTTTGGTCTAGCTTACGTGTTAGATATTTGCCAAGTTGAGAAATCCGTAAATATCAGAAATGGAAATATATTagaaatacattatattttagaaggtgaaattcttttcatctgggaagaggaaaaccaATTAAATGTAATAGATATTGAAAGCAATAATAAGCAAGATGATTTATAG